From the genome of Sander lucioperca isolate FBNREF2018 chromosome 1, SLUC_FBN_1.2, whole genome shotgun sequence, one region includes:
- the LOC116041188 gene encoding B-cell receptor CD22-like — protein sequence MSLPDGPKLPSVSVSPSAEIVEGSSVTLTCSSDANPAANYTWYKENGNPDLQRLSEEPQLVFSSIQSSHSGQYYCTAENKLGRKTSEYMYIDVKYGPKLPSVSVSPSAEIVEGSSVTLTCSSDANPAANYTWYKENQTLPHGQQGIYHFTSISSEDRGNYYCKSENHHGHINSTSQFIDVQYGPKLPSVSVSPSAEIVEGSSVNLTCSSDANPAAKYTWYKENEDSPKASGQIFTITDFRAEHSGNYYCEAQNRRGRQNSTLHLTVVAGSMKSVAAGSITAIFLAIIFLCAFLFIRRKRSSKQTTEPGERPDNQAQVRRRVQSESSLTWKHLNNLFIYSFYEEYLLRCVISFSRGSSVGLDSTKDKTLQYNIHIHSHTNYPHLPHPTPLPRHHQNDV from the exons ATGTCTCTTCCAGATGGTCCAAAgcttccctctgtgtcagtgagtccctctgctgagatagtggagggcagttcagtgactctgacctgtagcagtgatgctaaCCCAGCAGCTAACTACACCTGGTACAAGGAGAATGGAAATCCAGACCTTCAACGTCTCAGTGAAGAACCACAGCTCGTCTTCAGCTCCATCCAGTCCTCTCACTCTGGACAGTATTACTGTACAGCTGAGAACAAACTGGGGAGGAAGACATCTGAATACATGTATATTGATGTGAAAT ATGGTCCAAAgcttccctctgtgtcagtgagtccctctgctgagatagtggagggcagttcagtgactctgacctgtagcagtgatgctaaCCCAGCAGCTAACTACACCTGGTACAAGGAGAACCAAACACTGCCTCATGGACAACAAGGCATCTACCATTTCACCTCCATCAGCTCTGAGGACAGAGGGAACTACTACTGCAAGTCTGAGAATCATCACGGACACATCAACTCTACATCTCAATTTATAGATGTCCAGT atggtccaaagcttccctctgtatcagtgagtccctctgctgagatagtggagggcagttcagtgaatctgacctgtagcagtgatgctaaCCCAGCAGCTAAATACACCTGGTACAAGGAGAATGAAGACTCACCAAAAGCATCAGGACAGATCTTCACCATCACTGACTTCAGAGCTGAACACAGTGGGAATTATTACTGTGAAGCCCAGAACAGAAGAGGACGTCAGAACTCCACCTTACATCTGACTGTTGTGGCAG GTTCTATGAAATCAGTAGCTGCTGGATCCATCACTGCTATTTTCCTGGCTATCATATTCCTCTGTGCCTTCCTATTTATTAG AAGAAAGAGGTCCTCAAAACAAACCACGGAGCCTGGAGAGAGACCAGACAACCAAGCTCAGGTCAGAAGAAGAGTTCAGTCAGAGTCCTCTCTCACCTGGAAACACttgaataatttatttatttattcattttacgAGGAATACCTCTTGAGATGTGTCATCTCATTTTCGAGAGGGTCCTCGGTAGGACTGGACAGTACAAAGGACAAGACATTACAGTACAacatacacattcactcacatacTAACTACCCCCACCTCCCCCACCCCACACCCCTGCCCAGACATCACCAGAAtgatgtctga
- the LOC116052892 gene encoding coiled-coil domain-containing protein 106-like: protein MPSTRRGKRAKRFPSSIDADSIGGSAEVEELHNVEETEMLQEAGVETPRTSSTLAPTAKAIIEQQRQKITALEDERNFLREQLKKALDKAPTAAGKHQSPSGSDSSDSYSSDSESSSSSSDRRKRKKKTKRKSIKKDKGAQFGKRMTTPEDVQHRYMAVLKTFQKTRSVNRSCEKHNVDRNTITYTVVIAEVHLAADSEEKARVPPFPGGSRLKYGKEAFS, encoded by the exons ATGCCTTCTACAAGAAGAGGCAAAAGAGCCAAGCGGTTTCCTTCATCCATCGACGCAGATAGCATTGGTGGATCTGCAGAAGTTGAGGAACTTCACAATGTAGAGGAAACTGAAATGTTACAGGAAGCTGGAGTGGAAA CACCAAGAACCTCATCCACATTGGCTCCAACAGCCAAAGCAATAATTGAGcagcaaagacagaaaataacagcCCTTGAGGATGAAAGAAACTTCCTAAGAGAACAGCTGAAAAAAGCACTGGACAAAGCTCCCACTGCTGCAG GAAAACATCAATCACCTTCAGGCTCAGATTCATCTGATTCATATTCTTCAGACTCTGAATCTTCCTCTTCATCCAGtgacaggaggaagaggaagaagaagaccaAGAGGAAGAGCATAAAAAAGGATAAAGGGGCACAGTTTGGCAAAAGAA TGACAACCCCAGAAGATGTCCAACACAGGTACATGGCGGTCCTTAAAACCTTCCAGAAGACCCGAAGTGTCAACAGAAGTTGTGAAAAACACAACGTGGATCGAAACACCATCACCTATACTGTTGTGATTGCAGAGGTCCATTTGGCAGCTGACAGTGAGGAGAAAGCTAGGGTTCCACCCTTTCCAGGTGGCTCTCGCCTAAAATATGGGAAAGAAGCTTTTTCTTGA